A portion of the Nitratidesulfovibrio termitidis HI1 genome contains these proteins:
- the dsrA gene encoding dissimilatory-type sulfite reductase subunit alpha, with amino-acid sequence MAKHATPKLDQLESGPWPSFVSDIKQEAAYRAANPKGLDYQIPVDCPEDLLGVLELSYNEGETHWKHGGIVGVFGYGGGVIGRYCDQPEQFPGVAHFHTVRVNQPAAKYYHTDYLRQLCDLWDLRGSGLTNMHGSTGDIVLLGTQTPQLEELFFELTHKMNTDLGGSGSNLRTPEACLGMSRCEYACYDTQACCYALTMEYQDELHRPAFPYKFKFKFDGCPNGCVASIARSDFSVIGTWKDDIKIDQAAVKAYVGGELKPNAGAHSGRDWGKFDIVAEVVERCPSKCISWNGSALSIKTSECVRCMHCINTMPRALRIGDERGASILVGAKAPVLDGAQMGSLLVPFVEVTEPFDEVKEVIEKIWDWWMEEGKNRERLGETIKRLSFQKLLEVTEIAPQAQHVQEPRSNPYIFFKEEEVPGGWDRDITEYRKRHQR; translated from the coding sequence ATGGCGAAACATGCAACCCCCAAGTTGGACCAGCTCGAATCCGGGCCTTGGCCCAGCTTCGTGTCCGACATCAAGCAGGAAGCTGCTTACCGGGCTGCCAACCCCAAGGGGCTGGACTACCAGATCCCGGTGGACTGCCCCGAAGACCTGCTTGGCGTGCTCGAGCTGTCCTACAACGAGGGTGAAACCCACTGGAAGCACGGCGGCATCGTGGGCGTGTTCGGTTACGGCGGCGGCGTTATCGGCCGTTACTGTGACCAGCCCGAACAGTTCCCCGGCGTGGCGCACTTCCACACCGTGCGCGTGAACCAGCCCGCGGCGAAGTACTACCACACCGACTACCTGCGCCAGCTCTGCGACCTGTGGGACCTGCGCGGTTCCGGTCTGACCAACATGCACGGCTCCACCGGCGACATCGTGCTGCTTGGCACCCAGACCCCGCAGCTTGAAGAACTGTTCTTCGAACTGACCCACAAGATGAACACCGACCTTGGCGGCTCGGGCTCCAACCTGCGTACGCCCGAAGCGTGCCTTGGCATGTCGCGCTGCGAATACGCCTGCTACGACACCCAGGCCTGCTGCTACGCCCTGACCATGGAATACCAGGACGAACTGCACCGCCCGGCGTTCCCCTACAAGTTCAAGTTCAAGTTCGACGGCTGCCCCAACGGCTGCGTCGCCTCCATCGCCCGCTCCGACTTCTCGGTCATCGGCACCTGGAAGGACGACATCAAGATCGACCAGGCCGCCGTCAAGGCCTACGTCGGTGGCGAACTGAAGCCCAACGCGGGCGCCCACTCGGGCCGCGACTGGGGCAAGTTCGACATCGTGGCCGAAGTGGTGGAACGCTGCCCCTCCAAGTGCATCTCCTGGAACGGCTCCGCCCTGTCCATCAAGACCAGCGAGTGCGTGCGCTGCATGCACTGCATCAACACCATGCCCCGCGCCCTGCGCATCGGTGACGAACGCGGCGCGTCCATCCTGGTCGGCGCCAAGGCGCCCGTCCTCGACGGCGCCCAGATGGGTTCGCTGCTGGTTCCCTTCGTGGAAGTCACCGAGCCTTTCGATGAAGTCAAGGAAGTCATCGAAAAGATCTGGGACTGGTGGATGGAAGAAGGCAAGAACCGCGAGCGTCTGGGCGAGACCATCAAGCGTCTCAGCTTCCAGAAGCTGCTCGAGGTGACCGAGATCGCACCCCAGGCACAGCACGTGCAGGAGCCTCGCTCCAACCCGTACATCTTCTTCAAGGAAGAAGAAGTGCCCGGCGGCTGGGATCGCGACATCACGGAATACCGCAAGAGACACCAGAGATAA
- the dsrB gene encoding dissimilatory-type sulfite reductase subunit beta, whose translation MAFISSGYNPEKPMENRITDIGPRKHDSFFPPFIAKNFGKWLYHEILEPGVLVHVAESGDKVFTVRVGAARLMSITHIREMCDIADKHCGGFLRFTTRNNVEFMVDTEAGLKALKEDLSSRKFAGGSNKFPIGGTGAGVSNIVHTQGWVHCHTPATDASGPVKAIMDEVFTDFQSMRLPAPVRISLACCINMCGAVHCSDIGVVGIHRKPPMIDHEWTDQLCEIPLAVSACPTAAVRPTKVEVGDKKMNSIAIKNERCMYCGNCYTMCPALPISDGEGDGCVIMVGGKVSNRISMPKFSKVVVAYIPNEMPRWPSLTAKIKHIIEVYAANANKYERLGEWAERIGWESFFKLTGLEFTHHLIDDFRDPAYYTWRQSTQFKF comes from the coding sequence ATGGCATTCATCTCTTCCGGGTACAATCCCGAAAAGCCGATGGAAAACCGTATCACGGACATCGGCCCCCGCAAGCACGACTCCTTCTTCCCCCCGTTCATCGCCAAGAACTTCGGGAAGTGGCTGTACCATGAAATCCTGGAACCCGGCGTGCTGGTGCACGTCGCCGAATCCGGCGACAAGGTGTTCACCGTGCGCGTTGGCGCTGCGCGTCTGATGTCGATCACCCACATCCGCGAGATGTGCGACATCGCCGACAAGCACTGCGGCGGCTTCCTGCGCTTCACCACCCGCAACAACGTCGAGTTCATGGTCGACACCGAAGCGGGCCTGAAGGCGCTGAAGGAAGACCTGTCCTCGCGCAAGTTCGCCGGCGGCTCCAACAAGTTCCCCATCGGCGGCACCGGCGCCGGTGTGTCGAACATCGTGCACACCCAGGGCTGGGTGCACTGCCACACCCCCGCCACCGACGCTTCCGGCCCGGTCAAGGCGATCATGGATGAAGTCTTCACCGACTTCCAGTCCATGCGTCTGCCCGCCCCGGTCCGCATCTCGCTGGCCTGCTGCATCAACATGTGCGGCGCAGTGCACTGCTCCGACATCGGCGTGGTGGGCATCCACCGCAAGCCCCCGATGATCGACCACGAATGGACCGACCAGCTGTGCGAAATCCCGCTGGCCGTTTCCGCCTGCCCCACTGCTGCCGTGCGTCCCACCAAGGTGGAAGTCGGCGACAAGAAGATGAACTCCATCGCCATCAAGAACGAACGCTGCATGTACTGCGGTAACTGCTACACCATGTGCCCCGCCCTGCCGATCTCTGACGGCGAAGGCGACGGCTGCGTGATCATGGTTGGCGGCAAGGTTTCCAACCGCATCTCCATGCCCAAGTTCTCGAAGGTCGTCGTGGCCTACATCCCGAACGAAATGCCGCGCTGGCCCTCGCTCACCGCGAAGATCAAGCACATCATCGAGGTGTACGCCGCCAACGCGAACAAGTACGAACGTCTGGGCGAATGGGCCGAGCGCATCGGTTGGGAAAGCTTCTTCAAGCTGACCGGCCTTGAGTTCACCCACCACCTCATCGACGACTTCCGCGATCCGGCCTACTACACCTGGCGTCAGAGCACCCAGTTCAAGTTCTAA
- a CDS encoding dissimilatory sulfite reductase D family protein: MEEAKNKVVEFLQSKAGSKSKFYFNDFLDLFPDKGPRDVKKILTALVNAEVLEYWSSGSTTMYGLKGAGKQAGAEGE, translated from the coding sequence ATGGAAGAAGCCAAGAACAAGGTCGTGGAATTCCTGCAGTCCAAGGCCGGCTCGAAGAGCAAGTTCTACTTCAACGACTTTCTCGACCTGTTCCCCGACAAGGGCCCGCGCGACGTGAAGAAGATCCTCACCGCGCTGGTGAACGCCGAAGTTCTGGAATACTGGTCCTCCGGCAGCACCACCATGTACGGCCTCAAGGGCGCCGGCAAGCAGGCCGGGGCCGAGGGCGAATAG
- a CDS encoding cobyrinate a,c-diamide synthase: protein MNLPRIVIAGLSGGSGKTLVSLGVVRALTRSGLAVKPCKKGPDYIDAWWLALAAGHPATNLDPYFLGADMLRSLFWTQCGLTGKGSPTGGVPGPLGIADPAGPTHRAEPEGSPVRYDMAVIEGNRGLFDGRDLSGSCSTAELARILGAPVVVVMDCTKMTRTAAAIVSGLRHFEQGVHIAGVILNRTAGPRHRTVLRETIEHYTDVPVLGVLPKISDNPIPERHMGLVSGMEHAECVAGLDKVADIMAEHLDLHRLRQVASAAPTPQGPVANLWSLLPGTGDAHSHGTAPLDTGRDDAAPGDAAPDDAALADAAQCNTASRATPSIRPRIGYVHDAALWFYYEENLLALRHAGADLVRLSLLDGADWPQLDGLYLGGGFPENLAARLSANRPALDRLRALSESGLPIYAECGGFMVLGRSIVMDGTEHPMADIFPVRTVFHPKPQGLGYVDAAAILENPFHPVGATFRGHEFHYSRCMPCDDGRDVHAIPSALRLTAQSGHVTGMGDGRDGLLLRNTLAAYTHIFAPAVPHWAPAMVRAAREHRAARAPRA from the coding sequence ATGAATCTTCCGCGCATCGTCATCGCCGGGCTTTCCGGCGGCTCGGGCAAGACGCTGGTATCACTCGGCGTGGTGCGTGCCCTTACGCGCTCGGGCCTTGCGGTAAAGCCCTGCAAGAAGGGGCCGGACTACATCGACGCCTGGTGGCTGGCCCTGGCCGCCGGGCACCCCGCTACCAACCTGGACCCCTATTTTCTCGGCGCGGACATGCTGCGGTCGCTGTTCTGGACGCAATGCGGCCTGACGGGCAAGGGCAGCCCTACGGGCGGCGTGCCCGGCCCGTTGGGCATAGCCGATCCGGCTGGCCCGACACATCGTGCAGAACCCGAAGGCTCGCCGGTTCGCTATGACATGGCCGTCATCGAAGGCAACCGGGGGCTGTTCGACGGGCGCGACCTGTCCGGCAGCTGTTCCACGGCGGAACTGGCGCGCATCCTTGGCGCCCCGGTGGTGGTGGTCATGGACTGCACCAAGATGACCCGCACGGCGGCGGCCATCGTGTCCGGCCTGCGCCACTTCGAACAGGGCGTGCACATCGCCGGGGTCATCCTGAACCGCACGGCGGGGCCACGCCACCGCACCGTGCTGCGCGAAACCATCGAGCACTACACCGACGTGCCGGTGCTGGGGGTGCTGCCCAAGATATCCGACAATCCCATCCCCGAACGGCACATGGGCCTCGTTTCCGGCATGGAGCACGCGGAATGCGTGGCCGGGCTGGACAAGGTGGCGGACATCATGGCCGAGCACTTGGACCTGCACCGCCTGCGCCAGGTTGCCTCTGCCGCTCCCACGCCGCAGGGGCCGGTGGCCAATCTGTGGTCGCTGCTGCCAGGCACGGGGGACGCCCATTCACACGGCACCGCCCCCCTCGACACCGGTCGGGATGATGCGGCTCCGGGTGATGCGGCTCCGGATGATGCTGCTCTGGCTGATGCGGCGCAGTGCAATACCGCTTCCCGCGCGACGCCCTCCATCCGCCCGCGCATCGGCTACGTGCACGATGCGGCCCTGTGGTTCTACTACGAGGAAAACCTGCTGGCCCTGCGCCATGCCGGGGCAGACCTGGTGCGCCTTTCGCTGCTTGACGGCGCGGACTGGCCGCAACTGGACGGGCTGTACCTTGGCGGCGGCTTTCCGGAAAACCTTGCCGCCCGGCTGTCCGCCAACCGTCCTGCCCTTGACCGGCTGCGCGCCCTTTCCGAATCCGGCCTGCCCATCTATGCCGAATGCGGCGGGTTCATGGTGCTGGGCCGGTCCATCGTCATGGACGGCACCGAGCACCCCATGGCTGACATCTTTCCCGTGCGCACCGTGTTCCACCCAAAACCCCAGGGGCTCGGCTACGTGGACGCAGCCGCCATACTGGAAAATCCCTTCCACCCCGTGGGGGCGACCTTTCGCGGGCACGAATTCCACTATTCGCGCTGCATGCCCTGCGACGATGGGCGTGACGTCCACGCCATACCCAGCGCCCTGCGCCTGACCGCCCAGTCCGGGCATGTCACCGGCATGGGCGATGGCCGTGATGGCCTGCTGCTCCGCAATACCCTGGCCGCGTACACCCACATCTTCGCGCCCGCCGTGCCCCACTGGGCACCCGCCATGGTCCGGGCAGCGCGCGAACATCGGGCGGCTCGCGCTCCCAGGGCATAA
- a CDS encoding MarR family winged helix-turn-helix transcriptional regulator, whose amino-acid sequence MPKPPFYPYDAPLPGARTSHRFLFLLTELNRAWRMRLDQRLKPLGLSLATGGVLWSLAARSTLTQIQLARHIGIEGSSLVRQVDKLEAEGLVRRVRNPEDRRANLLELTEAGEPLARRVIAEGVAVRDELFEGIPDADLETTLRTLHLLRTRLPD is encoded by the coding sequence ATGCCCAAACCGCCCTTCTACCCCTATGACGCCCCCCTTCCCGGCGCGCGCACTTCGCACCGGTTCCTGTTTCTGCTCACGGAGCTGAACCGGGCCTGGCGGATGCGCCTGGACCAGCGACTGAAGCCGCTCGGCCTTTCCCTGGCCACCGGGGGGGTGCTGTGGTCGCTGGCCGCGCGCAGCACGCTGACGCAAATCCAGTTGGCCCGGCACATCGGCATCGAGGGGTCATCCCTTGTCCGCCAGGTGGACAAACTGGAAGCCGAGGGACTTGTCCGACGCGTCCGGAACCCGGAAGACCGTCGCGCCAACCTGCTGGAGCTGACGGAAGCCGGGGAGCCGCTGGCCCGGCGCGTCATTGCCGAGGGCGTTGCCGTGCGCGACGAACTGTTCGAGGGCATCCCCGACGCCGACCTGGAGACCACCCTGCGCACCCTGCACCTGTTGCGCACGCGACTGCCGGACTGA
- a CDS encoding SLC13 family permease, with protein MSTATPVPGGPSPHPFRPARTALAALVELARSPRHVIALACAAAGALLAFHPPTALPPEAARPVGLAVGAIGLWVTAALPEYLTALLFFLLAVLLHAAPAATVFSGFHSATFWLVFGGLCMGAAMHYTGLGARMARGLLARTGTGYAALVCGLVAVGVLLSFVMPSSMGRIALLMPLAVSLAGAAGHGPGSAQRTGIVLAALFGALQPAFAILPANVPNMILAGSAENLFGHTLTYGRYLLLHFPVLGLLKAVIIAGVVLWLYPAPAAENAGDMTEGAAGTADATNTEDAGRIPGAASSATGANLATTAASPVIPPSPATPPSQVTPPSQAERRLMVVLAVAVGLWATDALHHVSPAWVSLGAAVLCLWPPLGLTGKQAISKDMSMAPLLFVAGIMGLGAVVAASGAGNLLVRTLLAALPLVPGESVRNFTVLTVYAMVTGLLTTLPGIPAVLTPLAGDLAAASGFSLEAVLMTQVVAVSSMFLPYQSPPLVVAMQLGNVSSGHMTRTCLLLAAINIVVLLPLDYLWWHLLGVL; from the coding sequence ATGTCCACCGCCACTCCCGTTCCCGGCGGCCCTTCGCCGCACCCGTTCCGTCCCGCACGCACCGCCCTGGCCGCGCTCGTCGAGTTGGCGCGTTCGCCCCGCCACGTCATCGCCCTCGCCTGCGCGGCGGCGGGTGCGCTGCTGGCCTTCCATCCCCCGACGGCACTGCCGCCCGAAGCCGCCAGGCCCGTGGGACTGGCCGTGGGCGCCATCGGGCTGTGGGTCACCGCCGCCCTTCCCGAATACCTCACCGCCCTGCTGTTCTTCCTGCTGGCCGTGCTGCTGCACGCGGCACCGGCGGCCACGGTATTCTCCGGGTTCCACTCGGCCACCTTCTGGCTGGTCTTCGGCGGGCTGTGCATGGGCGCCGCCATGCACTACACCGGACTTGGCGCACGCATGGCGCGGGGGCTGCTGGCCCGAACGGGAACGGGCTATGCCGCGCTGGTCTGCGGGCTGGTGGCCGTGGGCGTGCTGCTGTCGTTCGTCATGCCCTCGTCCATGGGGCGCATCGCCCTGCTCATGCCGCTGGCGGTGTCCCTTGCCGGTGCGGCGGGCCATGGGCCGGGCAGCGCACAGCGCACCGGCATCGTGCTGGCCGCCCTGTTCGGCGCGTTGCAACCGGCCTTCGCCATACTGCCCGCCAACGTCCCCAACATGATTCTTGCGGGCAGCGCGGAAAACCTGTTCGGACACACCCTTACCTACGGGCGCTACCTGTTGCTGCACTTTCCGGTGCTGGGCCTGCTGAAGGCCGTGATTATCGCGGGCGTGGTGTTGTGGTTGTACCCGGCACCCGCCGCCGAAAATGCAGGCGACATGACGGAGGGGGCGGCAGGAACGGCGGATGCGACGAACACGGAGGATGCGGGCCGGATACCCGGCGCTGCGTCCTCCGCCACCGGCGCCAACCTCGCGACGACTGCGGCCAGTCCGGTAATTCCCCCCAGTCCGGCGACCCCGCCCAGTCAGGTGACCCCGCCCAGTCAGGCGGAACGGCGGCTGATGGTGGTGCTGGCCGTGGCCGTGGGATTGTGGGCCACCGACGCGCTGCACCACGTCTCGCCCGCGTGGGTCAGCCTGGGGGCCGCCGTGCTCTGCCTGTGGCCGCCGCTGGGCCTTACCGGCAAGCAGGCCATCAGCAAGGACATGAGCATGGCCCCGCTGCTGTTCGTGGCGGGCATCATGGGGCTGGGCGCGGTGGTGGCGGCGTCCGGCGCGGGCAACCTGCTGGTGCGCACCCTGCTTGCGGCCCTGCCCCTGGTTCCGGGCGAATCCGTGCGCAATTTCACCGTGCTCACCGTGTACGCCATGGTCACGGGACTGCTCACCACCCTGCCGGGCATCCCCGCAGTGCTCACCCCACTGGCGGGCGATCTGGCCGCCGCCTCCGGCTTCAGCCTGGAGGCCGTGCTGATGACCCAGGTCGTGGCCGTATCATCCATGTTCCTGCCCTACCAGTCGCCGCCGCTGGTGGTGGCCATGCAACTGGGCAACGTTTCCTCCGGCCACATGACCCGCACCTGCCTGCTGCTGGCCGCCATCAACATCGTGGTGCTGCTGCCGCTGGACTACCTGTGGTGGCATCTGCTGGGTGTGCTTTGA
- a CDS encoding integration host factor subunit alpha: MSGKTLTKAEIVDAIYEKTDRNRAEVKGVVESLLGIMKQAIKKDHALLISGFGKFEAYDKKARKGRNPQTDETITLPPRKVVVFRLSRKFRAELNDE; encoded by the coding sequence ATGAGCGGCAAGACCCTGACCAAGGCGGAAATCGTCGATGCCATCTATGAAAAGACCGACAGGAACCGCGCCGAAGTGAAAGGCGTTGTCGAGTCGCTTCTCGGCATCATGAAGCAGGCGATCAAGAAGGATCATGCCCTGCTCATAAGCGGATTCGGCAAGTTCGAGGCCTATGACAAGAAGGCCCGCAAGGGGCGCAACCCGCAGACCGACGAAACCATCACCCTGCCCCCGCGCAAGGTCGTGGTGTTCCGTCTGTCGCGCAAGTTCCGCGCCGAACTGAACGACGAATAG
- a CDS encoding HIT family protein: MSQSDCIFCRIVRGEIPCAQIYADDHVLSFLDIGPVNRGHALIVPKEHHRTVLDMPARLGEHIIAAQQRVGRAVMEATGAEGLNIFQNNFATAGQVVFHVHWHLVPRFPGDGHELWAQGQYGSIDEMQALAKAIRERME; this comes from the coding sequence ATGTCCCAGTCCGATTGCATTTTCTGCAGGATAGTGCGTGGCGAAATTCCCTGCGCGCAGATCTACGCCGACGATCACGTGCTTTCCTTTCTGGACATCGGACCCGTCAACCGGGGCCATGCGCTGATCGTTCCCAAGGAACATCACCGCACGGTGCTGGACATGCCCGCGCGGCTCGGCGAGCACATCATAGCCGCCCAGCAGCGCGTTGGCCGCGCCGTCATGGAGGCCACCGGAGCGGAAGGGCTGAACATATTCCAAAACAACTTCGCGACGGCGGGACAGGTGGTGTTCCACGTCCATTGGCATCTGGTGCCCCGCTTTCCCGGCGACGGCCACGAACTGTGGGCGCAGGGACAGTACGGCAGCATCGACGAGATGCAGGCGCTCGCGAAGGCCATCAGGGAACGCATGGAGTAG